The following are encoded in a window of Flavobacteriales bacterium genomic DNA:
- a CDS encoding redoxin domain-containing protein, which yields MTNNIKLNNRMKKLKDRLGGICVLAICSAVIPCTAQVPTTETQEVHHSSADSVNTYVTVLSWEHWRELYIADGMSEAKADSLIGVDLADLAAMDRTAGDDRLGVQAPPFKFDGWINSEPLMIEDLKGKVVLVRWFTDTCPYCASSTPALRQLHEDYNDQGFTVIGVFHPKDGRDDPLDVPRVQRVVGIREFKFPVAIDWDWRNGTLKDWWRTGPKRPATSVTFILDKSGVIQFVHPGMEYHEDNGSEQHAICADDMGRIRAAIERLIAE from the coding sequence ATGACCAACAATATCAAACTGAATAACAGAATGAAAAAGCTTAAAGATCGACTCGGGGGAATTTGTGTTTTAGCGATCTGTAGCGCGGTAATACCGTGCACCGCACAAGTCCCCACAACTGAAACCCAGGAGGTGCACCACTCCTCGGCAGACTCGGTCAATACCTATGTAACCGTGCTGTCTTGGGAGCACTGGCGGGAGCTTTACATTGCGGATGGAATGTCTGAGGCTAAGGCGGATTCCTTGATCGGGGTGGATCTAGCTGACCTTGCAGCCATGGATCGTACTGCTGGTGATGACCGCCTCGGTGTTCAAGCGCCACCATTCAAGTTTGATGGATGGATCAACTCCGAACCGCTTATGATCGAAGATCTTAAGGGAAAAGTCGTTCTGGTTCGTTGGTTTACCGACACCTGTCCCTACTGCGCAAGCAGTACCCCTGCGCTTCGTCAACTTCACGAGGATTACAATGACCAAGGCTTCACGGTCATTGGTGTTTTCCATCCCAAGGACGGGAGGGATGACCCGCTGGATGTGCCGCGTGTACAGCGTGTTGTGGGGATCAGGGAGTTCAAGTTTCCCGTAGCGATCGACTGGGATTGGCGCAATGGAACGCTCAAGGACTGGTGGCGAACGGGTCCTAAGCGACCAGCTACTTCAGTGACGTTCATCCTAGACAAGTCAGGGGTGATCCAATTCGTCCATCCTGGCATGGAATATCACGAGGACAACGGCTCCGAGCAGCACGCCATATGCGCGGATGACATGGGCCGGATCCGCGCTGCGATCGAGCGGCTGATCGCTGAGTAG
- a CDS encoding S41 family peptidase, which yields MLLLSSAPLKGQSLRAKEIVARCIDLMELHAIQASTIDWERERTRAFTAVSQHSDPDHIGPLVVDLFSALNDHHAAFFLKDSAYRWSPHEPVVNDSIMQEWQRGAGVRAMLLDSVIGYLRIPGMPFQSRVDCDAKAQRLNDSLCSLLDHGIKGLVIDLRLNGGGAMYPMILGVQQLLEKGTIGSFRAKGSSEPWRLTGTSFAIDTLVFATMEPKCTRDATDIPIVMLISPVTGSSAEFFLIAFQGRPNTVRLGSGSAGYTTATQGFPIGEDAFLLLSTAYGADRQGTVYPDAFDPDIPMAGTDSFNDIPHDSKVKAAIVWLRSAITD from the coding sequence TTGCTCCTGCTCTCCAGTGCGCCCTTGAAGGGTCAATCATTGAGGGCGAAAGAGATCGTGGCCCGATGCATCGACCTGATGGAGCTTCATGCCATCCAGGCGTCGACGATCGACTGGGAGCGGGAACGTACGCGGGCCTTCACCGCCGTATCCCAGCATTCGGACCCCGACCACATCGGGCCTTTAGTGGTGGACCTTTTCAGCGCCTTGAACGACCATCATGCGGCCTTCTTTCTCAAGGACAGTGCCTACCGCTGGAGCCCGCACGAACCGGTGGTGAACGACTCCATCATGCAGGAATGGCAGCGCGGTGCAGGTGTCAGGGCCATGCTGCTGGACAGCGTGATCGGGTACCTGCGCATCCCCGGCATGCCGTTCCAAAGCCGCGTGGACTGTGATGCGAAGGCCCAAAGACTCAACGACAGCCTGTGTTCCCTGTTGGACCATGGCATCAAAGGCCTGGTGATCGACCTGCGCCTGAACGGTGGCGGGGCCATGTACCCCATGATCCTCGGCGTACAACAGCTACTTGAAAAAGGCACCATCGGGTCCTTCCGGGCGAAGGGGAGCAGTGAACCTTGGCGGTTGACGGGAACGTCGTTCGCCATCGATACGCTCGTCTTCGCGACCATGGAACCCAAATGCACGAGGGACGCGACCGACATTCCCATCGTCATGCTGATCAGCCCGGTCACCGGCAGTTCCGCCGAATTCTTCCTGATCGCTTTCCAAGGCAGACCGAACACCGTTCGGCTCGGCTCCGGGTCGGCAGGATACACCACGGCCACCCAAGGTTTCCCCATCGGCGAGGATGCATTCCTGCTGCTCTCCACCGCCTATGGGGCCGACCGGCAGGGAACGGTCTACCCAGATGCCTTCGACCCCGACATCCCCATGGCCGGAACGGATAGTTTCAACGATATACCCCATGATAGCAAGGTGAAAGCGGCCATAGTGTGGCTGCGGTCCGCCATCACGGACTGA
- a CDS encoding multicopper oxidase domain-containing protein — protein MTRTASRTLTSLFLLPTLMMAGPLAAQAPLTIPPTLSGAQMDLTLQNGTTQFLPGPATNTMGANGPLLGPTLILEAGQFVTMNVTNLVGESTSIHWHGMHVAPENDGGPHIVIEPGETWSPAFPVLDKASTHWYHPHLHEKTNEHVVKGIAGFIIVRDAEEAALTLPRTYGVDDIPLAIQTKELDANNQVVWHGVMDTHVMVNGTIDPFVEVPAQIVRLRLLNGASERVFNFGLSNNQSFHQIASDGGLLTAPVSMTRLRLAPGERAEVLVDLGALQGQSIQLRNFGSELPNGIYGATQPGMGGGQQIPGYTNNPLNGGNYDILRLDVGAPTADPVTNLPGSMTTHTPWIEADADTTRIITFSPVNMGPTAIQGPFVFDMMPFDMMMINQYVPFENVEIWELRNQTPISHPFHIHDVQFYILSINGAPPPPNMQGRKDVVLVPGGMGVVRFITKFETFWSAETPYMYHCHMLSHEDDGMMGQFLVMPPENVGTGDEAVMPAVISVFPNPANDRLELRMDASLGMGDLTIVDGLGRAVHTQRVNGDRVHVDVSGITSGSYIATFRGAGGAATVRFVKQ, from the coding sequence ATGACCCGCACCGCATCGCGAACGCTCACCAGCCTATTCTTGCTGCCGACCCTGATGATGGCCGGACCGCTTGCCGCCCAAGCTCCTCTGACCATTCCGCCCACGCTCAGCGGAGCACAGATGGACCTCACACTGCAGAACGGCACCACCCAGTTCCTGCCGGGCCCCGCGACGAATACCATGGGGGCCAACGGCCCCTTGCTGGGACCGACCCTGATCCTGGAGGCCGGCCAGTTCGTGACCATGAATGTGACCAACCTGGTGGGCGAGTCCACCTCTATCCACTGGCATGGCATGCACGTGGCACCGGAGAACGATGGCGGTCCGCACATCGTGATCGAACCAGGCGAGACCTGGAGCCCGGCCTTTCCGGTACTCGACAAGGCCAGTACCCATTGGTACCACCCGCACTTGCACGAGAAGACCAACGAGCATGTGGTGAAGGGGATCGCCGGCTTCATCATCGTGCGCGACGCCGAGGAGGCAGCGCTCACCTTGCCACGCACCTACGGGGTGGATGACATCCCCCTGGCCATCCAGACCAAGGAACTGGATGCGAACAACCAGGTGGTCTGGCATGGTGTGATGGACACCCATGTGATGGTGAATGGCACGATAGACCCGTTCGTGGAGGTACCTGCGCAGATCGTCCGCCTTCGTTTGCTGAACGGCGCTTCGGAACGCGTGTTCAACTTTGGCCTATCGAACAACCAGTCCTTCCACCAGATCGCCAGTGACGGCGGGTTGCTCACGGCGCCCGTGTCCATGACGCGGCTTCGACTCGCACCGGGCGAACGTGCAGAGGTCCTCGTGGACCTGGGTGCCCTGCAAGGGCAAAGCATCCAGCTGCGCAACTTCGGATCGGAACTGCCCAATGGCATCTATGGCGCCACCCAGCCGGGAATGGGAGGCGGGCAGCAGATACCGGGCTATACCAACAATCCCCTCAACGGCGGTAACTACGACATCCTCCGCCTCGATGTGGGCGCACCCACTGCCGACCCCGTGACCAACCTCCCTGGGTCCATGACGACCCATACCCCTTGGATCGAAGCCGATGCCGACACCACCCGCATCATCACGTTCAGTCCTGTGAACATGGGCCCCACAGCGATCCAGGGGCCGTTCGTGTTCGATATGATGCCCTTCGACATGATGATGATCAACCAGTATGTACCCTTCGAGAACGTGGAGATCTGGGAGCTGCGGAACCAAACGCCCATCTCACACCCGTTCCACATCCACGATGTGCAGTTCTACATTCTGAGCATCAACGGCGCCCCGCCCCCGCCCAACATGCAGGGCCGCAAGGACGTGGTCCTTGTACCCGGAGGCATGGGTGTCGTGCGTTTCATCACCAAGTTCGAGACCTTCTGGAGTGCGGAAACACCCTACATGTACCACTGCCACATGCTATCCCACGAGGATGATGGCATGATGGGCCAGTTCCTGGTGATGCCGCCGGAGAACGTGGGCACCGGAGATGAAGCTGTGATGCCCGCAGTGATCAGTGTCTTCCCCAACCCTGCCAATGACCGCTTGGAACTGCGCATGGATGCCAGCCTGGGCATGGGCGACCTGACCATCGTGGATGGGCTGGGACGGGCGGTGCATACCCAGCGCGTGAATGGCGACCGCGTGCACGTGGACGTGTCGGGCATCACCAGCGGCAGCTACATCGCCACCTTCCGGGGTGCGGGTGGTGCGGCCACGGTGCGCTTCGTGAAGCAGTAG
- a CDS encoding serine hydrolase encodes MRIPLLLAVLFFGAGAQAQQLYFPAPQANSAWETVDPSALGWCTDQEQALHDFLASSNTKAFIVLKDGRIALEWYFGTFTTDSAWYWASAGKSLTAFLVGRAQQEGSLDINAPASTYLGAGWTSLTPAQEEAITVRHQLTMTSGLDDSGDLDCTDPACLTYLAEPGTRWSYHNAPYTLLHSVLESATGLGSFTFLFTRLTVPTGINGLFLPVDDNIVFFSGARSMARFGLLMQGGGAWDGNPILSDVAYYDAMITPSQSLNEAYGYLWWLNGQESFMLPGLQFVFNGPAMTNAPMDVYAALGKNGQIINVSPSTGLVVVRMGNLPGDIFVPNLYNDQIWQHLNALMCTGTNVEVTPGATPRFAPNPAFDLVRVLDTEVDILEAWAIGTDGRRHALPHDRDAIQVDGLAPGLYQIGLRCTDGMRLSGRLVVER; translated from the coding sequence ATGCGCATCCCACTCCTGCTGGCGGTTCTGTTCTTCGGCGCCGGAGCCCAGGCCCAGCAACTCTACTTCCCCGCGCCCCAGGCCAATTCCGCCTGGGAGACCGTGGATCCCTCGGCCCTGGGCTGGTGCACGGACCAGGAGCAGGCCTTGCATGACTTCCTCGCCAGCAGCAACACCAAGGCCTTCATCGTGCTGAAGGATGGCCGGATCGCGCTGGAATGGTACTTCGGCACCTTCACCACGGACAGTGCATGGTACTGGGCCAGCGCGGGCAAGAGCCTCACGGCCTTTCTCGTCGGTCGCGCCCAGCAGGAAGGTTCCCTGGACATCAATGCGCCCGCTTCAACCTATCTGGGAGCAGGCTGGACGAGTCTCACCCCGGCGCAGGAGGAAGCCATCACCGTGCGGCATCAGTTGACCATGACCAGTGGCCTGGACGACAGCGGCGACCTGGATTGCACGGACCCCGCCTGTCTCACCTACCTCGCCGAACCGGGCACACGCTGGTCCTATCACAACGCGCCTTATACCCTGCTGCACAGTGTGCTTGAAAGCGCCACAGGTCTGGGCTCGTTCACCTTTCTCTTCACACGCCTCACCGTCCCTACGGGCATCAACGGCCTGTTCCTGCCTGTGGACGACAACATCGTGTTCTTCAGCGGGGCGCGGAGCATGGCCCGTTTTGGCCTGCTGATGCAGGGTGGTGGTGCCTGGGACGGCAACCCCATCCTGAGCGACGTGGCCTACTACGATGCCATGATCACACCGTCGCAATCCTTGAATGAGGCCTACGGATACCTGTGGTGGCTCAATGGGCAGGAGAGCTTCATGCTGCCGGGGCTGCAATTCGTCTTCAACGGCCCGGCCATGACCAACGCCCCCATGGACGTGTATGCCGCGCTGGGCAAGAACGGGCAGATCATCAACGTGTCGCCCTCCACCGGGCTGGTGGTGGTGCGCATGGGGAATCTGCCGGGCGACATCTTCGTGCCCAACCTGTACAACGACCAGATCTGGCAGCACCTGAACGCGTTGATGTGCACGGGCACCAACGTGGAAGTGACACCTGGGGCGACACCGCGTTTCGCACCGAATCCCGCATTTGACCTTGTGCGGGTGTTGGATACCGAGGTGGACATCCTGGAGGCCTGGGCGATCGGGACCGATGGGCGTCGCCATGCCTTGCCGCACGACCGCGACGCCATCCAAGTGGACGGCCTGGCCCCGGGGCTCTACCAGATCGGGCTCCGATGCACCGACGGGATGCGGCTGAGCGGACGCTTGGTCGTGGAACGCTGA
- a CDS encoding carboxypeptidase-like regulatory domain-containing protein — MRSLLSILFLALGAAVLGQATATLRGTVKDEQGTPLERATVYLVDLQRGEACDEQGRYDITIPAGDSVTVRFSYTAMQVEERRVLLRPGETRTLDIRLRFTTLRVLDVEGDRIRREQGLERIDPLLTKFSPTPRGGVEALLAGQLGVAFRSELGSGYSVRGGNYDENLVYVNDIEVYRPFLARAGQQEGLSFPNPDMIERLQFSAGGFEPRYGDKMSSVLDIQYKRPKAFAGSAMAGLMGGSVHIESAMMKQRLRQVSGLRYRDNGLVLSGLDTEGDYRPVYTDLQTYWTYDLTDAVEIGFLGLYGSNRYGFIPQSRETEFGTFNQALRFTVFFDGQEVTRFETLFGALNVNVQASKDLLLKFTGSAFSTRESERFDILARYRLGELERDLSSDQFGEVVRDLGVGTFLDHARNELDATVYSFAHKGFLQRPRGYLQWGADVRAEAITDRLSEWSLVDSADYSIPLNTGETLELRSVLKSRLDMESVRAMGFVQNTWRWEQEGGRWWSLIAGVRAHHWTFNGQTVISPRARLTWRPGWKNITAEGDTVKSDYTFWFAAGMYHQPPFYREVRRPNGTLNPEVRAQRSIHFVLGMDRDLEFWERPFKLTGELYYKHLDDLIPYQLENVRIRYLATNNARGYAAGVDMKLSGEFIPGIESWVGASVMTIQEDLTDDFYYRRFNAAGVEIVPGFTFDQTAVDSIRVEPGNIPRPTDQRVNFALFFQDEMPRWPTFKVHLSLVFGTGVPFGPPNGERFSDTLRTNLYRRVDIGFSKQFLGAKGQEKTGFLRHINDLWVSLEVFNLLNINNTINHTWVTDVSNRYYAIPDFLTPRRFNLKVMAWF; from the coding sequence ATGCGGTCCCTCCTGTCGATCCTCTTTCTGGCCCTTGGTGCGGCGGTCCTGGGCCAGGCCACCGCCACCCTGCGCGGCACCGTGAAGGATGAGCAGGGCACGCCGCTGGAACGCGCCACGGTGTACCTGGTGGACCTGCAACGCGGCGAGGCCTGCGATGAACAGGGCCGCTACGACATCACCATCCCCGCCGGCGACAGCGTGACGGTGCGCTTCAGCTATACCGCCATGCAGGTGGAAGAACGCCGCGTGCTGCTGCGGCCCGGCGAGACCCGCACGCTGGACATCCGCCTGCGCTTCACCACCCTGCGGGTCCTGGATGTGGAGGGCGACCGCATCCGCCGCGAGCAGGGCCTGGAGCGCATCGATCCGCTGCTGACCAAGTTCAGCCCCACCCCGCGCGGCGGCGTGGAGGCCCTGCTGGCCGGGCAACTGGGCGTGGCCTTCCGCAGCGAACTGGGCAGCGGCTACAGCGTGCGCGGCGGCAACTACGACGAGAACCTGGTGTACGTGAACGACATCGAGGTGTACCGCCCCTTTCTGGCGCGCGCCGGGCAGCAGGAAGGCCTCTCCTTCCCCAACCCGGACATGATCGAGCGGCTGCAGTTCAGCGCGGGCGGCTTCGAGCCGCGCTACGGCGACAAGATGAGCAGCGTGCTGGACATCCAGTACAAGCGCCCCAAGGCCTTCGCCGGCAGCGCCATGGCCGGGCTGATGGGCGGCTCGGTACACATCGAGAGCGCCATGATGAAACAGCGGCTGCGGCAGGTGAGTGGGCTGCGCTACCGCGACAACGGCCTTGTGCTCAGCGGCCTGGACACCGAGGGCGACTACCGGCCCGTGTACACCGACCTGCAGACCTACTGGACCTACGACCTCACCGACGCGGTGGAGATCGGCTTCCTCGGGCTCTATGGCAGCAACCGCTACGGCTTCATCCCGCAGAGCCGCGAAACGGAGTTCGGCACCTTCAACCAGGCCCTGCGCTTCACTGTGTTCTTCGACGGGCAGGAGGTGACACGCTTCGAGACGCTCTTCGGTGCGCTGAACGTGAACGTGCAGGCCAGCAAGGACCTGCTGCTGAAATTCACCGGCAGCGCCTTCAGCACGCGCGAGAGCGAACGTTTCGACATTCTGGCGCGCTACCGGCTGGGCGAGTTGGAGCGCGACCTCAGCAGCGACCAGTTCGGCGAAGTGGTGCGCGACCTGGGCGTGGGCACCTTCCTGGACCATGCCCGCAACGAACTCGATGCCACGGTGTACAGCTTCGCCCACAAGGGCTTTCTCCAGCGCCCGCGCGGCTACCTGCAATGGGGCGCCGATGTGCGCGCCGAAGCCATCACCGACCGGTTGAGCGAATGGAGCCTGGTGGATTCCGCCGACTACAGCATACCGCTCAACACCGGCGAGACGCTGGAGCTGAGGTCCGTGTTGAAGAGCCGCCTGGACATGGAGAGCGTGCGGGCGATGGGCTTTGTGCAGAACACCTGGCGCTGGGAGCAGGAAGGCGGACGCTGGTGGAGCCTGATCGCCGGGGTGCGCGCCCACCACTGGACCTTCAACGGGCAGACGGTGATCTCGCCACGCGCACGGCTCACCTGGCGGCCGGGCTGGAAGAACATCACCGCCGAAGGCGACACCGTGAAGAGCGATTACACCTTCTGGTTCGCGGCGGGCATGTACCACCAGCCGCCCTTCTACCGCGAGGTGCGCCGCCCCAACGGCACGCTCAACCCCGAGGTGCGCGCCCAACGCAGCATCCACTTCGTGCTGGGCATGGACCGCGACCTGGAATTCTGGGAGCGCCCCTTCAAGCTCACCGGCGAACTCTACTACAAGCACCTGGACGACCTGATCCCCTACCAGTTGGAGAACGTGCGCATCCGCTACCTGGCCACCAACAACGCGCGCGGCTACGCGGCGGGGGTGGACATGAAGCTCAGCGGCGAATTCATCCCCGGCATCGAGAGCTGGGTGGGCGCCAGCGTGATGACCATCCAGGAGGACCTGACGGACGACTTCTACTACCGGCGCTTCAATGCGGCCGGGGTGGAGATCGTGCCGGGCTTCACCTTCGACCAGACCGCCGTGGACAGCATCCGCGTGGAGCCGGGCAACATCCCCAGGCCCACCGACCAGCGCGTGAATTTCGCCCTCTTCTTCCAGGACGAGATGCCCCGCTGGCCCACCTTCAAAGTGCATCTGAGCCTGGTCTTCGGCACGGGCGTCCCCTTCGGCCCGCCCAACGGCGAACGCTTCAGCGACACCCTGCGCACCAACCTCTACCGCCGGGTGGACATCGGCTTCAGCAAGCAGTTCCTCGGCGCCAAGGGCCAGGAAAAGACCGGCTTCCTGCGCCACATCAACGACCTGTGGGTGAGCCTGGAGGTCTTCAACCTCTTGAACATCAACAACACCATCAACCACACCTGGGTCACGGATGTGAGCAACCGCTACTACGCCATCCCGGACTTCCTCACCCCGCGCCGTTTCAACCTGAAGGTGATGGCCTGGTTCTGA
- a CDS encoding glycosyltransferase family 2 protein, producing the protein MLLSVVIPARNEEGSLPMMLPPLHAALRDAGLPHELVVVDDHSTDRTWAVLEELRLAIPELRPLRNNGPNGFGRAIVFGLSHFHGDRVTIMMADGSDPPEDLVRFNQAMEERGVDCVFGSRAMKGARVTGYPRKKWLMNRLANLFLCVVFQYRYNDTTNPFKLYRRAVIERVMPLRAKGFELEVELPLKAMVRDARYTVLPNGWRGREAGESKMKLGHLWGPYLRVVWACLKEKWTGRRA; encoded by the coding sequence ATGCTCCTGAGCGTCGTCATCCCCGCGCGCAACGAGGAAGGATCGCTGCCCATGATGCTGCCCCCGTTGCACGCCGCGCTCCGCGATGCCGGCCTGCCGCACGAACTGGTGGTGGTGGACGACCACAGCACCGACCGCACCTGGGCCGTGCTGGAGGAGCTGCGGCTGGCCATCCCCGAGCTGCGGCCGCTGCGCAACAACGGACCCAACGGCTTCGGCCGCGCCATCGTCTTCGGCCTCTCGCACTTCCACGGCGACCGCGTCACCATCATGATGGCCGATGGCAGCGACCCGCCGGAGGACCTGGTGCGTTTCAACCAGGCGATGGAGGAGCGCGGCGTGGACTGCGTTTTCGGCAGCCGGGCCATGAAGGGGGCGCGCGTCACCGGCTATCCGCGGAAGAAATGGCTGATGAACCGCCTGGCCAACCTCTTCCTGTGCGTCGTATTCCAGTATCGCTACAACGACACCACCAACCCCTTCAAGCTCTATCGCCGCGCGGTGATCGAACGCGTGATGCCGCTGCGCGCGAAAGGCTTCGAGCTGGAAGTGGAACTGCCCCTGAAGGCCATGGTGCGCGACGCCCGCTACACCGTGCTGCCCAACGGCTGGCGTGGGCGCGAGGCGGGCGAGTCGAAGATGAAGCTGGGGCATCTGTGGGGACCCTATCTGCGCGTGGTGTGGGCCTGCCTGAAGGAAAAATGGACCGGCCGTCGGGCCTGA
- a CDS encoding sugar phosphate isomerase/epimerase: MKLAVSSFAWPPRESTRVAAWLGAVPEVGGVELVLPMAFADPGGATAEEIKAVRALYADQGLAIPSVQSLAFGRPELQLLGNADTRRAFHEHLLRMAELASALGARTMVFGSPANRRRGAMPMDEAMSWAVDFFRQLGEALEDTGIILTVEPNPPIYADCDMITRLEEATALVRRVDHPMVKVQLDTGAIAHAQGEGRGPELAAIADAIMDAAHLHVSVPGLLPLRSQDDMQAAIADKLLKAGLQDRPSIPWATIEMKHAGEEADPRPALREAMDAVCAWYPIAPGA, translated from the coding sequence GTGAAGCTCGCCGTCTCCTCCTTCGCCTGGCCGCCGCGTGAAAGCACGCGCGTCGCCGCATGGCTCGGCGCCGTACCGGAAGTGGGCGGTGTGGAACTGGTGCTGCCCATGGCCTTCGCGGATCCGGGAGGGGCCACGGCCGAGGAGATCAAGGCGGTGCGCGCGCTGTACGCCGATCAAGGTCTGGCCATCCCGTCGGTGCAATCCCTCGCTTTCGGCCGGCCGGAATTGCAGTTGCTGGGGAATGCGGATACGCGTAGGGCCTTCCACGAACACCTTTTGCGCATGGCCGAACTGGCATCCGCCCTCGGTGCGCGCACCATGGTCTTCGGATCGCCGGCCAACCGCAGGCGGGGCGCCATGCCCATGGACGAGGCGATGTCCTGGGCGGTGGACTTCTTCCGTCAACTGGGTGAAGCCCTTGAAGACACCGGCATCATCCTTACCGTGGAGCCCAATCCGCCGATCTACGCGGACTGCGACATGATCACGCGGCTGGAAGAGGCCACCGCGCTCGTGCGGCGCGTGGACCACCCCATGGTGAAGGTGCAGTTGGACACCGGGGCGATCGCCCATGCACAAGGGGAGGGGCGTGGTCCGGAGCTTGCCGCCATCGCCGACGCGATTATGGACGCGGCCCACCTGCACGTGAGTGTGCCGGGCCTCTTGCCATTGCGTTCGCAGGACGATATGCAAGCCGCCATCGCGGACAAGTTGTTGAAGGCAGGACTTCAAGACCGGCCATCCATCCCTTGGGCGACCATTGAGATGAAGCACGCTGGCGAGGAAGCCGATCCGCGGCCGGCCCTGCGTGAAGCCATGGATGCCGTGTGCGCGTGGTATCCGATCGCACCTGGAGCATGA
- a CDS encoding FAD-binding oxidoreductase → MSTMEQSDVLVIGGGMFGTWLACDAAARGLRVTLCEAREALHQEASLVNQARIHNGYHYPRSILTGLRSRENFERFAEEFPGAVFRDFTHLYAIARHGSQVTAQQFALFCERIGAECADADEHQAACFDPERVEAVFRVKEYAFDAEALRATMAARLVGRGVDVRLRTRVERVSPAGADGIEARLSGGATIRAALVLNCTYAGLNTVCASSGLPKLPLRQELVEIALMRMPDTLGDIGWTIMDGPYCSSLPFPARQARSLYHVRYSVRGAWDEGDGLAPPPDDGSLRAAQVSQVRHMIADGALFVPALRQAEHLGSLWTVRTKLPGSARTDSRPILFRAVAGSPGLYHVMGGKVDNVYDLAPYMEAAIEAAFTGHRAG, encoded by the coding sequence ATGAGCACGATGGAACAAAGCGATGTGCTGGTGATCGGAGGTGGCATGTTCGGCACCTGGCTGGCCTGCGATGCCGCTGCGCGCGGCCTGCGCGTAACGCTCTGCGAAGCGCGTGAGGCGTTGCACCAGGAAGCCTCGCTCGTGAACCAGGCACGCATCCACAACGGCTACCATTACCCGCGCTCCATCCTCACCGGCCTCCGATCGCGGGAGAATTTCGAGCGCTTCGCCGAGGAGTTCCCCGGAGCGGTCTTCCGCGATTTCACCCACCTCTACGCCATCGCGCGGCACGGGTCGCAGGTCACCGCGCAGCAATTCGCGCTCTTCTGCGAGCGCATCGGCGCCGAATGTGCCGATGCGGACGAGCATCAAGCCGCATGCTTCGATCCGGAACGCGTGGAGGCCGTGTTCCGCGTGAAGGAGTACGCCTTCGATGCCGAGGCCCTGCGTGCGACCATGGCGGCTCGTTTGGTGGGCCGCGGTGTGGATGTCCGCTTGCGCACCCGCGTGGAGCGCGTGTCGCCCGCTGGTGCGGATGGTATCGAGGCGCGGCTCTCAGGCGGTGCCACTATCCGCGCGGCGCTGGTGCTGAACTGCACCTACGCGGGCCTCAATACGGTGTGCGCAAGCTCCGGCCTGCCCAAGCTGCCCCTGCGGCAGGAACTGGTGGAGATCGCCTTGATGCGGATGCCGGATACGCTGGGCGACATCGGCTGGACGATCATGGACGGACCCTATTGCTCCAGCCTGCCCTTCCCGGCACGGCAGGCGCGCTCGCTCTATCATGTCCGCTACTCCGTGCGCGGCGCTTGGGACGAAGGCGATGGACTTGCACCGCCACCGGATGACGGATCGCTGCGAGCCGCTCAGGTGAGCCAGGTGCGCCACATGATCGCCGATGGTGCGCTTTTCGTGCCCGCGTTGCGGCAGGCGGAGCATCTCGGATCACTGTGGACCGTGCGCACCAAACTGCCCGGCAGCGCACGCACGGACAGCCGCCCCATTCTCTTTCGTGCCGTGGCTGGATCGCCCGGCCTGTACCACGTGATGGGTGGCAAGGTCGACAACGTGTACGACCTCGCGCCCTACATGGAGGCGGCCATCGAGGCGGCCTTCACGGGGCACCGCGCCGGGTAG
- the mazG gene encoding nucleoside triphosphate pyrophosphohydrolase, with translation MDPRAEAFLRLLKIMDELRAQCPWDRKQTMETLRPLTIEETYELGDAILRNDVDEVKKELGDLLLHMVFYAKIGEEQGAFNITDVLHGICEKLIRRHPHIYGDTQVKDEEEVKANWEKIKLAEKGGEGSGDRSVLDGVPRGLPSMVKAIRIQDKARGVGFDWDHRDQVWDKIHEELAELKREVDTGSERQAAEVGDVLFSIVNYARFLGIDPDEALERTNRKFIQRFQYLEREAAKDGHKLGEMSLAEMDIYWERAKDA, from the coding sequence ATGGATCCCCGTGCCGAAGCCTTCCTCCGCCTGCTGAAGATCATGGATGAACTGCGCGCCCAATGTCCTTGGGACCGCAAGCAGACCATGGAAACGCTGCGCCCGCTGACCATCGAGGAGACCTACGAACTGGGCGATGCCATCCTGCGCAACGATGTGGACGAGGTGAAGAAGGAGCTTGGCGACCTGCTCCTGCACATGGTCTTCTACGCCAAGATCGGCGAGGAACAAGGCGCCTTCAACATCACCGATGTGCTGCACGGCATCTGCGAGAAGCTCATCCGCCGCCACCCGCACATCTACGGCGACACCCAGGTGAAGGACGAGGAGGAGGTGAAGGCCAACTGGGAGAAGATCAAGCTCGCGGAGAAGGGCGGTGAGGGATCCGGTGACCGCAGCGTGCTGGATGGCGTACCGCGTGGGTTGCCCAGCATGGTGAAGGCCATCCGCATCCAGGACAAGGCGCGGGGCGTGGGCTTCGATTGGGACCACCGCGACCAGGTGTGGGACAAGATCCACGAAGAACTGGCCGAGTTGAAACGCGAGGTGGACACCGGAAGCGAGCGCCAGGCGGCCGAGGTCGGCGATGTGCTCTTCAGCATCGTCAACTACGCGCGCTTTCTGGGGATCGATCCCGATGAGGCGCTGGAACGCACCAACCGCAAATTCATCCAGCGGTTCCAGTACCTGGAGCGCGAGGCGGCGAAGGACGGGCACAAGCTGGGCGAGATGAGCCTGGCCGAGATGGACATCTACTGGGAGCGCGCCAAGGACGCTTGA